One stretch of Sander lucioperca isolate FBNREF2018 chromosome 13, SLUC_FBN_1.2, whole genome shotgun sequence DNA includes these proteins:
- the LOC118493018 gene encoding trichohyalin-like encodes MVIQREEVENQWKQKFELDKQDLYKLKSELKQDREDLDRENEMMNKERLDLELMRSDILKQSDILEQVIQDIKEEKDKLEITKTELQQKKEHADSQFDEINREKTNIKDLTLQLQKERDKLDNIMNMITLKQEQQQLKEEEFKRQTQELETSKNSVLVERKELELLRKDLNRKKEEIGAAMNTISGEREQLNQMKSSTDMDRQRLENEKVRMEGERSELTIREDQLLNEIKSLENLREKLQQLNERMSEDVKNKIMRLEQNNEDLLKLLSVLEQKHEALDKLKENMSSYTEILEREKEGLKSMLSEIVMQRQEMAKRLKQEAELEKTHLIELKAGQKQDREDLDRESEMMNKDKLEMELMRSDILKQSDILEQVIQDLKEEKDKLEITKTELQQKKEHADSQFDEINREKTNIKDLTLQLQKERDNLDNVMNMITLKQEEQQRKEEEFKRQTQELETSKNSVLVERKELELLRKDLNRKKEEIGAAMNTISGEREQLNQMKSSTDMDRQRLEKEKVRMEGERSELTIREDQLLNEIKSLKTLREKIQQLNEKMSEDMKNKMERLQQNNQDILMLYTVLEQKLTALDVQKENLAGYSDLLEREKKSLIGILSDMVIQREDVENQWKQKFELDKQDLYKLKSELKQDREDLDREKEMMNKEKLDMELMRSDILKQSDILEQAIQDIKEEKDKLEITKTELQQKKEHADSQFDEINREKTNIKDLTLQLQKERDNHDNIMNMITLKQEQQQLKEEEFKRQTQELETSKNSVLVERKELELLRKDLNRKKEEIGAAMNTISGEREQLNQMKSSTDMDRQRLEKEKVRMEGERSELTIREDQLLNEMKSLEHLREKLQQLNERMSEDVKNKIMRLEQNNEDLLKLLSVLEQKHEALDKLKENMSSYTEILEREKEGLKSMLSEIVMQRQEMAKRLKQEAELEKTHLIELKAGQKQDREDLDRESEMMNKEKLEMELMRPDIPKQSDILEQVIQDIKEEKDKLEITKTELQQKKEHADSQFDEINREKTNIKDLTLQLQKERDKLDNVMNMITLKQEQQQRKEEEFKRQTQELETSKNSVLVERKELELLRKDLNRKKEEIGAAMNTISGEREQLNQMKSSTDMDRQRLEKEKVRMEGERSELTIREDQLLNEIKSLKTLREKIQQLNEKMSEDVKNKMERLQQNNQDVLMLYTVLEQKLTALDVQKENLAGYSDLLEREKKSLIGILSDMVIQREEVENQWKQKFELDKQDLYKLKSELKQDREDLDRENEMMNKEKLDLELMRSDILKQSDILEQVIQDIKEEKDKLEITKTELQQKKEHADSQFDEINREKTNIKDLTLQLQKERDKLDNIMNMIALKQEQQQLKEEEFKRQTQELETSKNSVLVERKELELLRKDLNRKKEEIEAAMNTISGEREQLNQMKSSTDMDRRRLENEKDRMEGERSELTIREINS; translated from the coding sequence ATGGTCATCCAGAGAGAAGAAGTTGAAAATCAATGGAAGCAGAAGTTTGAGTTGGACAAACAAGATCTTTACAAATTGAAGTCAGAGCTGAAGCAAGACAGAGAGGATCTGGATAGAGAGAATGAGATGATGAACAAAGAGAGACTGGACTTGGAGCTGATGAGGTCTGACATCCTGAAACAAAGTGACATATTAGAACAAGTGATACAAGAtataaaagaggaaaaagacaaaCTGGAAATCACAAAGACTGAGCTACAACAGAAGAAAGAACATGCAGACAGTCAGTTTGATGAgatcaacagagagaaaaccaacattaaagATCTGACCCTTCAGCTTCAGAAAGAAAGGGACAAACTTGACAATATCATGAACATGATTACCttaaaacaagaacaacaacaactcaaGGAAGAAGAgttcaaaagacaaacacaagaaCTGGAAACCAGTAAGAACAGTGTACTGGTAGAAAGAAAGGAACTGGAACTTTTGAGGAAGGATCTCAACAGGAAGAAAGAAGAGATTGGAGCTGCCATGAACACCatcagtggagagagagaacaactcAATCAGATGAAGAGTAGTACTGACATGGACAGACAAAGGCTCGAGAATGAAAAGGTCAGAATGGAAGGAGAAAGGTCTGAGCTAACAATAAGAGAAGATCAACTCTTGAATGAAATTAAATCACTAGAAAATCTGAGGGAAAAACTGCAACAGCTGAATGAAAGGATGAGTGAAGACgtgaaaaacaaaatcatgaGACTGGAACAAAACAATGAAGACTTACTGAAGCTGTTGAGTGTTTTGGAGCAAAAGCATGAGGCTCTGGATAAACTGAAGGAAAATATGTCATCTTACACTGAGAtattagagagagaaaaagaagggtTGAAGAGTATGTTGTCAGAAATTGTCATGCAAAGACAAGAAATGGCCAAACGACTGAAACAAGAGGCTGAGTTGGAAAAGACACATCTTATAGAACTAAAGGCAGGGCAGAAACAAGACAGAGAGGATCTGGATAGAGAGAGTGAGATGATGAACAAAGATAAACTGGAAATGGAGCTGATGAGGTCTGACATCCTGAAACAAAGTGACATATTAGAACAAGTGATACAAGATctaaaagaggaaaaagacaaaCTGGAAATCACAAAGACTGAGCTACAACAGAAGAAAGAACATGCAGACAGTCAGTTTGATGAgatcaacagagagaaaaccaacattaaagATCTGACCCTTCAGcttcagaaagaaagagacaatcTTGACAATGTCATGAACATGATTACCTTAAAACAAGAAGAACAACAACGCAAGGAAGAAGAgttcaaaagacaaacacaagaaCTGGAAACCAGTAAGAACAGTGTACTGGTAGAAAGAAAGGAACTGGAACTTTTGAGGAAGGATCTCAACAGGAAGAAAGAAGAGATTGGAGCTGCCATGAACACCatcagtggagagagagaacaactcAATCAGATGAAGAGTAGTACTGACATGGACAGACAAAGGCTCGAGAAAGAAAAGGTCAGAATGGAAGGAGAAAGGTCTGAGCTAACAATAAGAGAAGATCAACTCTTGAATGAAATTAAATCACTAAAAACTCTAAGGGAAAAAATACAACAGCTAAATGAAAAGATGAGTGAagacatgaaaaacaaaatggaaagaTTACAACAAAACAATCAAGACATACTAATGCTGTACACTGTATTGGAACAAAAGCTTACAGCTCTAGATGTTCAGAAAGAGAACCTGGCTGGATACAGTGACCtgttagagagagaaaagaaaagtctGATAGGTATACTGTCAGACATGGTCATCCAGAGAGAAGACGTTGAAAATCAATGGAAGCAGAAGTTTGAGTTGGACAAACAAGATCTTTACAAATTGAAGTCAGAGCTGAAGCAAGACAGAGAGGATCtggatagagagaaagagatgatgAACAAAGAGAAACTGGACATGGAGCTGATGAGGTCTGACATCCTGAAACAAAGTGACATATTAGAACAAGCGATACAAGAtataaaagaggaaaaagacaaaCTGGAAATCACAAAGACTGAGCTACAACAGAAGAAAGAACATGCAGACAGTCAGTTTGATGAgatcaacagagagaaaaccaacattaaagATCTGACCCTTCAGcttcagaaagaaagagacaatcATGACAATATCATGAACATGATTACCttaaaacaagaacaacaacaactcaaGGAAGAAGAgttcaaaagacaaacacaagaaCTGGAAACCAGTAAGAACAGTGTACTGGTAGAAAGAAAGGAACTGGAACTTTTGAGGAAGGATCTCAACAGGAAGAAAGAAGAGATTGGAGCTGCCATGAACACCatcagtggagagagagaacaactcAATCAGATGAAGAGTAGTACTGACATGGACAGACAAAGGCTCGAGAAAGAAAAGGTCAGAATGGAAGGAGAAAGGTCTGAGCTAACAATAAGAGAAGATCAACTcttgaatgaaatgaaatctCTAGAACATCTGAGGGAAAAACTGCAACAGCTGAATGAAAGGATGAGTGAAGACgtgaaaaacaaaatcatgaGACTGGAACAAAACAATGAAGACTTACTGAAGCTGTTGAGTGTTTTGGAGCAAAAGCATGAGGCTCTGGATAAACTGAAGGAAAATATGTCATCTTACACTGAGAtattagagagagaaaaagaagggtTGAAGAGTATGTTGTCAGAAATTGTCATGCAAAGACAAGAAATGGCCAAACGACTGAAACAAGAGGCTGAGTTGGAAAAGACACATCTTATAGAACTAAAGGCAGGGCAGAAACAAGACAGAGAGGATCTGGATAGAGAGAGTGAGATGATGAACAAAGAGAAACTGGAAATGGAGCTGATGAGGCCTGACATCCCCAAACAAAGTGACATATTAGAACAAGTGATACAAGAtataaaagaggaaaaagacaaaCTGGAAATCACAAAGACTGAGCTACAACAGAAGAAAGAACATGCAGACAGTCAGTTTGATGAgatcaacagagagaaaaccaacattaaagATCTGACCCTTCAGcttcagaaagaaagagacaaactTGACAATGTCATGAACATGATTACCttaaaacaagaacaacaacaacgcaAGGAAGAAGAgttcaaaagacaaacacaagaaCTGGAAACCAGTAAGAACAGTGTACTGGTAGAAAGAAAGGAACTGGAACTTTTGAGGAAGGATCTCAACAGGAAGAAAGAAGAGATTGGAGCTGCCATGAACACCatcagtggagagagagaacaactcAATCAGATGAAGAGTAGTACTGACATGGACAGACAAAGGCTCGAGAAAGAAAAGGTCAGAATGGAAGGAGAAAGGTCTGAGCTAACAATAAGAGAAGATCAACTCTTGAATGAAATTAAATCACTAAAAACTCTGAGGGAAAAAATACAACAGCTAAATGAAAAGATGAGTGAAGACgtgaaaaacaaaatggaaagaTTACAACAAAACAATCAAGACGTACTAATGCTGTACACTGTATTGGAACAAAAGCTTACAGCTCTAGATGTTCAGAAAGAGAACCTGGCTGGATACAGTGACCtgttagagagagaaaagaaaagtctGATAGGTATACTGTCAGACATGGTCATCCAGAGAGAAGAAGTTGAAAATCAATGGAAGCAGAAGTTTGAGTTGGACAAACAAGATCTTTACAAATTGAAGTCAGAGCTGAAGCAAGACAGAGAGGATCTGGATAGAGAGAATGAGATGATGAACAAAGAGAAACTAGACTTGGAGCTGATGAGGTCTGACATCCTGAAACAAAGTGACATATTAGAACAAGTGATACAAGAtataaaagaggaaaaagacaaaCTGGAAATCACAAAGACTGAGCTACAACAGAAGAAAGAACATGCAGACAGTCAGTTTGATGAgatcaacagagagaaaaccaacattaaagATCTGACCCTTCAGcttcagaaagaaagagacaaactTGACAATATCATGAACATGATTGCCttaaaacaagaacaacaacaactcaaGGAAGAAGAgttcaaaagacaaacacaagaaCTGGAAACCAGTAAGAACAGTGTACTGGTAGAAAGAAAGGAACTGGAACTTTTGAGGAAGGATCTCAACAGGAAGAAAGAAGAGATTGAAGctgccatgaacacaatcagtggagagagagaacaactcAATCAGATGAAGAGTAGTACTGACATGGACAGACGAAGGCTCGAGAATGAAAAGGACAGAATGGAAGGAGAAAGGTCTGAGCTGACAATAAGAGAGATCAACTCTTGA